The DNA region CCCTCTCGGCAGATCTGGGTTCCGATTCCCACATCCGTGAAGAGTTCCAGGAGGACCGCATGTTCCACGGTTCCGTCGATGATATGGGCCTTACCGACCCCCTCGTTGAGGGCCTCGAGGCAACAGGTCACTTTCGGTATCATCCCGGCCGAGATGACCTTCTGGGCCAGCAGTTCCTTGGCCTCGGCGACGTGGAGGGTCGGAATCAACCGTCTCTGCCCGTCCAACACCCCCGCCACATCGGTCAGAAGGATCAGCTTCTCTGCCTTCAGGGCCCCTGCGATCTTCCCGGCCACCAGGTCGGCGTTGATATTGTAGGTCTCCCCTCCCTCGCCCACGCCCACGGGAGCGATCACCGGAATGAAGTTCTCTCGCTCCAGGGACTCGATCACCTCGGGATGGATGGCCTTGACTTCTCCCACCATCCCGATGTCGATGAATTCAGGCGAGGGGGTGTCTCCGGCCGGTTTCTTCAGCCTCATCTTCTGGGCCACGATCAACTTTCCGTCCTTTCCGCTAAGGCCGACCGCCTTTCCCCCCTGCTGATTGATCATGGCCACGAGCTCCTTATTGACCTTTCCCACGAGCACCATCTCTACGACGTCCATCGTCTCTG from Thermodesulfobacteriota bacterium includes:
- the argB gene encoding acetylglutamate kinase, which gives rise to MDNPIDKAKVLVEALPYIRRFSNKTIVIKYGGSTMEEEGLKRSFALDIVLLKYIGIHPVVVHGGGPQIGEMLSRLGKKSEFVEGMRVTDPETMDVVEMVLVGKVNKELVAMINQQGGKAVGLSGKDGKLIVAQKMRLKKPAGDTPSPEFIDIGMVGEVKAIHPEVIESLERENFIPVIAPVGVGEGGETYNINADLVAGKIAGALKAEKLILLTDVAGVLDGQRRLIPTLHVAEAKELLAQKVISAGMIPKVTCCLEALNEGVGKAHIIDGTVEHAVLLELFTDVGIGTQICREGETSQRER